CTTTCCGAAGCTGCCGCCCGAACGAGGACAGCTAAAAAGAGAACTACAAACAAACAGTAATATCGTCTATTCATAAGCAAAAGCCTGCATTGTTTTCAGTATTATGCGCACAAAGATAAGTTATTATATTGAAAACAATGCAAATAGCCTTATTTTTTTATTCCTCGCGCAATGCTTCTGCCGGCTGTATGCGGATTGCCTGACGGGCAGGAAACCAAATACCGGCCAGTATCATCACAGCCATCAGGAAATAAGTTACGACAAACGTTATAAGGAAACGGGGAACTCCCCATTCCATATATCCGTCAGTTAAATCCAGGTAGCCTATGTTATAGCAAATCATGGCAGCAGGCAAAGCAGCCAAAGTAAGCAGTAACAGTCCTTCTTTATTCAGACGCCCCCAAAGTTGCATCCGGCTGGAGCCGACCGCCACACGAAGAGCCAACTCGGAACGGCGATGTTGCGTGCGGAACCAGAATGTACCGACAATCCCCAACAGGATATTCAGCAACAGAAAGCCCATCATCCAGAAACGAACCTGTACCTGATTGTAATTACCCTGTTGAAAGTCATTCCGTATATTCTCATAGTCATGTACTTTCAGAATGAACAGATTGCCAACACTCAACTGGCTGGCTGACAGATTCATCAAATGTTCCGGAAAGTCTTTACTAGTACCCGGCTTCACCCGCAGGCAAACTTCCACACTGGAAGGGTAAAAGTCATCATCCAGTTCAACTATCACCTTTTCCATGAAAGCCCTAGCTATATAAATATCGCTATAATTAGGCCAAAAATCGTTATAACGCACTTTGGTTGATACACCGCCTATCTTATAGACTTGGGTAGAATCATCCACATCCACCATTTCCTTGCCCAACAATGTGCGGTCACCCTTATAATCATCAGGCCAAAAATTCTCACTGACTACCACATTCCCGTTTTTCAAAGCCTGTACCAACGGTTCATAGCCACGACCATCCGCACTTTGATAACGGAATACCTGTAAAAATTCAGGAGTCATCGTACGTCGCAACGGAGTACGGACAATAGTATCAATACGCAATATACTACCGGAATTACTTCCGATATAAGGACGTGCATTATTGGATACGGAAACTGCTTCCACTTCCGGCAATCGTTGAAGACGGTTTGCCAGTTCAGTAATGTCCTGCCCCAACGTGGTATTCTTTTTATCTTTAGGGATATAGGAGTTGCTCTTGTTATTTTTCAGGCTAAGCTCCAGATAGTAGGTATCGGTAATATCAAACCCTACCGGTTCATAATAGGTACGGGCGGTCACATATGTCCAGTCGACTACATACCACAGGACAACAAAAACAAGTAATAACTCTGCCCACAACCATCCGTTCGACCGGCGTTCGTTCCATATTTGTTTTAATAGCTGCATCTTCTTTTCAATTTATTAGTTGACTGTTCGGGTTATCTCTCATTTATGGCATCTACAATATTGGTACGGGTGATTCTCCATGCCGGAATAGCCGCACTGAGCAAGTTGAGCAGGAAGCAGGCTAGGAATGCCAACAGGAATACGACAGGGTCAAACAAGAGGTCGACGCACATCGTCCGCAAATCGTTCACCCCATCGGATACGAAGTCTACGGAGAACAACATTCCCCCGAGAAGGAAAGCGGCAATGTAGCTCAATAATAATCCGAAGATACCACCAAAAAGCGAATAAAGCATGTTTTCGGAAAGCACTTGCATCATTAATTCTCTTCTTGGGGCACCGAAGGCTTTCCGCACTCCTATTTCGGAGAGACGTTTGCGCATACGTGATAAAGTGAGGCCGGACAGGTTGACCGCAGGGACAATCAGAAGTACAAGTAATGTTATTATATATTGCCGGACGGCTTGTTTCACTGCCGGGGGATTATTAGCAGAATATCGTTGTGAAGCAACGAAATACGTGTCGGGTTGTCCACGATAAAGCAAATCGAAATTAGGATGTCCTGCCATAAATACTGCCCTCAGGCGGTCTGCTTCATTGCGAATAGCCGGAAAGTCTTTTTCTGATTTGGCTAATATGAAAACAGAAACCATTCCCATAATATTTTCATCTCCCCAGGTTGTGGTGAAAGCATTCGTCGAACTTAAAGGAATCCAGACTTGCGCATAAGCGTATCGTGCCAATTTGGATACCGGGCGCACTACTCCGCTTATCAAGTAAGCAGAATGGTTCAGCAAGAACGTCTTTCCTACGACTTCCGACGTTCCGAACAACCGACGCGCCATATCTTCGGATATAACGGCTTTCGCTGCTCCGGCATCAAAATCGGCATTATCATACGGCTTACCGGAGAGAAAATCAAATTCAAATACTTTCCAAAAAGCATCATCCGTTTGCAGTACGCTGCAACTTTCCATTTCGCCTGCCGGTTTGGCAGCCAACATCGTTTCCTGGAAAGAATTGGTGATGGACACCGCTTCGGGCACGGTCATCTCTTTGAAACAGGCCTTTGCCGTGTTATATCCGATAGGGCCGTTGCTCTGCCAGTTTACGTTTGATTTATTCTGGAGCCCGGCATAACGGAAGACAAGCATACGGTCACGATGAGTCTCCGGTGCAAAAGGGGCAATGGTCGCACGCAAAGTGATTACAATCACCATTATCATGGCAATAGCCAATGCCGTGCCGATGATGGAGATAGAAGAAAGCAGTTTATTTTCTTTCAGCAGTTGGAATGCCTGCTTGAAGTAGAGTTTTATCATTATCGTATCATTATAACGTTCAATCTATTTTTATTCATCTTTCAATGATAACCAGAACTGTACCTGCAATATTCTACAAAGAGATTTATCGCACCTGCCGTCCGTCAAAGAAACGGATGGTACGGGATGTCTGCTTCGCCTGTTCTTCATT
The DNA window shown above is from Bacteroides faecium and carries:
- a CDS encoding ABC transporter permease, which translates into the protein MIKLYFKQAFQLLKENKLLSSISIIGTALAIAMIMVIVITLRATIAPFAPETHRDRMLVFRYAGLQNKSNVNWQSNGPIGYNTAKACFKEMTVPEAVSITNSFQETMLAAKPAGEMESCSVLQTDDAFWKVFEFDFLSGKPYDNADFDAGAAKAVISEDMARRLFGTSEVVGKTFLLNHSAYLISGVVRPVSKLARYAYAQVWIPLSSTNAFTTTWGDENIMGMVSVFILAKSEKDFPAIRNEADRLRAVFMAGHPNFDLLYRGQPDTYFVASQRYSANNPPAVKQAVRQYIITLLVLLIVPAVNLSGLTLSRMRKRLSEIGVRKAFGAPRRELMMQVLSENMLYSLFGGIFGLLLSYIAAFLLGGMLFSVDFVSDGVNDLRTMCVDLLFDPVVFLLAFLACFLLNLLSAAIPAWRITRTNIVDAINER
- a CDS encoding ABC transporter permease gives rise to the protein MQLLKQIWNERRSNGWLWAELLLVFVVLWYVVDWTYVTARTYYEPVGFDITDTYYLELSLKNNKSNSYIPKDKKNTTLGQDITELANRLQRLPEVEAVSVSNNARPYIGSNSGSILRIDTIVRTPLRRTMTPEFLQVFRYQSADGRGYEPLVQALKNGNVVVSENFWPDDYKGDRTLLGKEMVDVDDSTQVYKIGGVSTKVRYNDFWPNYSDIYIARAFMEKVIVELDDDFYPSSVEVCLRVKPGTSKDFPEHLMNLSASQLSVGNLFILKVHDYENIRNDFQQGNYNQVQVRFWMMGFLLLNILLGIVGTFWFRTQHRRSELALRVAVGSSRMQLWGRLNKEGLLLLTLAALPAAMICYNIGYLDLTDGYMEWGVPRFLITFVVTYFLMAVMILAGIWFPARQAIRIQPAEALREE